A part of Paenibacillus donghaensis genomic DNA contains:
- a CDS encoding metallophosphoesterase, whose protein sequence is MKRLRMIISAVLMLLALVLINFYIGQHAWYLVQEWLPGTSAGLYWTVFALVSFAYMIAMIPWPQVLKPLARLFKVVGSYYLACMEFAIIVLPLTDLVYWLLGVMGYSRALFVSEAGATLLLMLAIFLLWGSRNAWSTVIRTHPIAIDKSTGTSAPLTIAVASDIHLGNIVGNRHLRRMVAEINGMQPDIILLAGDVLDDSIEPFLRNNMSEQLKQLKARHGVYAVLGNHEYYGGSIAEYTRQMASIGIKVLQDEVIEVAGTYIVGRKDKTAESMEAGGRASVSALLEGLDLSRPVIMMDHQPTGFAAAAEAGVDVMLSGHTHRGQIAPNHWITKRLFELDWGYLRKEQLHVVVSSGYGTWGPPIRWASRSELIKLTVMLEGSKKYSGEGITAKTVLI, encoded by the coding sequence ATGAAAAGGCTTCGAATGATCATCTCAGCTGTACTGATGCTGCTTGCACTGGTGTTAATTAATTTCTATATCGGGCAGCATGCCTGGTATTTGGTACAGGAATGGCTGCCCGGAACGTCAGCCGGGTTGTACTGGACCGTATTCGCACTGGTTTCTTTTGCTTATATGATCGCTATGATCCCTTGGCCGCAGGTGCTCAAGCCACTGGCCCGGCTCTTCAAGGTGGTTGGCTCTTATTATCTGGCTTGCATGGAATTCGCCATCATTGTTCTGCCACTGACTGACCTTGTGTATTGGCTGCTTGGTGTGATGGGCTACAGCCGCGCCTTGTTTGTCTCCGAGGCCGGAGCAACCCTGCTGCTGATGCTGGCGATATTCCTCCTCTGGGGCTCCCGGAATGCCTGGAGTACGGTGATCCGCACCCATCCGATTGCCATTGACAAGTCGACCGGAACGAGTGCTCCGCTTACGATTGCTGTCGCCTCCGACATCCATCTCGGAAACATAGTCGGCAACCGCCACCTCCGCAGAATGGTTGCTGAAATCAACGGGATGCAGCCGGATATCATTTTGCTGGCTGGTGATGTGCTCGACGACAGTATTGAACCTTTCCTGCGCAATAACATGAGTGAACAGTTGAAGCAGCTGAAAGCCAGACATGGCGTGTATGCGGTACTTGGCAATCATGAGTATTACGGAGGATCGATTGCGGAGTATACGCGGCAGATGGCCAGCATCGGCATTAAGGTACTGCAGGATGAAGTAATCGAAGTTGCAGGCACTTATATCGTTGGCCGCAAGGATAAGACAGCCGAGTCAATGGAAGCTGGCGGTAGGGCCAGCGTCAGCGCCTTGCTGGAAGGGCTGGATCTGTCGCGTCCGGTCATTATGATGGACCACCAGCCAACCGGCTTCGCGGCCGCTGCAGAAGCCGGTGTGGACGTTATGCTCTCCGGCCATACCCACCGGGGCCAGATCGCCCCGAACCACTGGATTACGAAACGGCTGTTCGAGCTGGATTGGGGCTATCTGCGCAAGGAGCAGCTGCATGTGGTTGTTTCCTCCGGGTACGGAACCTGGGGACCGCCGATCCGCTGGGCGAGCCGCTCGGAGCTGATCAAGCTTACGGTCATGCTGGAGGGCAGCAAGAAGTACAGCGGGGAAGGCATAACTGCCAAGACGGTATTAATCTAG
- a CDS encoding efflux RND transporter periplasmic adaptor subunit, with product MNTKVKKGIKWVIILGVVATAGYLLYTKMIKPEEQVLPIEPPQVIPFEVTQETVINFVQVKGKSRYDQETLVYAPFASKVTKWKVENGGQVKKGDVLFTLDQTALKNEIKTAEATIHKAELEAELNTFVSQQDEEAAAMGATEAERLKALAAQETARLSNELNKVSAEIQAQELSDKRTKLNTAIVHAPATGIFLFDTESEKAQAVTDNQYIGKIVDLNKLEFIALVGEQDIFRIKQGMEVAVKMTAQKDLQLKGKVKKVSKFATTTAGQNNSTSQVPQFEVVISLQPDEHLIGGLSLSGEIETVRKEKATVVPSMAVTREGELAFVTLDKGNGQYERIEIKTGLETSDKTEVLTGLKPGDVVVLQ from the coding sequence ATGAATACGAAAGTGAAAAAAGGCATTAAATGGGTTATCATCCTGGGGGTTGTGGCGACCGCCGGTTACCTGCTGTACACCAAGATGATCAAGCCGGAAGAGCAGGTGCTGCCAATCGAGCCACCGCAGGTGATTCCGTTTGAGGTTACGCAGGAAACCGTCATCAACTTTGTTCAAGTTAAAGGTAAATCGCGATATGATCAGGAGACGCTGGTGTATGCGCCGTTTGCCTCCAAGGTCACCAAATGGAAGGTGGAGAACGGGGGGCAGGTGAAGAAGGGGGATGTGCTGTTTACCCTGGACCAGACTGCGCTGAAGAACGAGATCAAGACCGCTGAGGCAACTATCCACAAGGCAGAGCTGGAGGCCGAGTTGAATACTTTTGTCAGCCAGCAGGATGAAGAAGCCGCCGCGATGGGAGCCACAGAAGCCGAACGGTTGAAGGCGCTGGCTGCCCAGGAGACGGCACGCTTGAGCAATGAGTTAAACAAGGTGAGTGCAGAAATTCAGGCGCAGGAGTTATCCGACAAACGGACCAAGCTGAATACGGCCATCGTTCATGCGCCCGCTACCGGGATCTTTCTGTTCGACACTGAGAGTGAGAAAGCCCAGGCGGTAACGGACAATCAGTATATTGGCAAAATCGTCGACTTAAACAAACTGGAATTCATCGCCCTGGTGGGGGAACAGGATATCTTCCGCATCAAGCAGGGCATGGAAGTGGCCGTCAAAATGACGGCGCAAAAAGACCTGCAGCTGAAGGGCAAGGTAAAGAAGGTATCCAAATTCGCCACCACAACTGCGGGCCAGAACAACAGCACGAGCCAGGTACCACAATTTGAAGTGGTCATTTCCCTCCAGCCGGATGAGCATCTGATCGGTGGACTCAGCTTGTCCGGTGAGATCGAAACGGTACGTAAGGAGAAAGCTACCGTCGTTCCAAGTATGGCAGTGACCAGAGAGGGAGAGCTGGCGTTTGTTACGCTGGACAAAGGCAATGGTCAATATGAACGGATTGAAATCAAGACTGGTCTTGAAACCTCTGACAAAACGGAAGTGCTCACCGGCCTCAAGCCCGGTGATGTGGTAGTCCTGCAATAG
- a CDS encoding ABC transporter permease: MRITDITRMAWSQIKRRKVVTALCMTGLSIGCAAIIVAISIGDSAQGYLERELNRNFKMDEITVMPGGAMPQQGGNKSGGIEVTGNMDPGKLTDEKLKIIQGLNHVTAATPFQELGYMQLTTMDNRNNDVQVLGTDLTLLTKYDHKFKQGRPSVQPGTVVFDYGSTVGLMDAETRQKLYDQMGSDPFNMKVREQFETLNMKPSDMMQQQVELVAIDYSSPTQNKFTSSPLRVVGVLENPQGSDPMRLMYEKKIYVSLETAELLKEELNVMGGSIAEAGVYNSAIVKVDSKKNIVQVEQMIQKLSLSTQTNLFQEVALKDQLDMLKKAAIGIGIFILVIASISIIVAMTMSTHQRRRQIGIMKVLGSNMGQVRNMFIMEAALLGMLGGLLGIGFSYLITMGLTRLIGSSMGMGEALVIEVPLMSLPVGMAFAIMTGVLSGIYPAISASRTNALTAIKRD, translated from the coding sequence GTGAGAATTACCGATATAACCAGAATGGCCTGGAGCCAGATCAAACGCAGAAAGGTAGTCACCGCACTCTGTATGACCGGATTATCGATCGGATGTGCAGCAATTATAGTAGCCATAAGTATCGGAGATTCGGCACAGGGGTATCTGGAACGGGAACTGAACCGCAATTTCAAAATGGACGAAATCACGGTCATGCCCGGTGGCGCAATGCCTCAGCAGGGAGGCAATAAAAGCGGCGGGATAGAGGTCACTGGCAATATGGACCCCGGCAAGCTGACGGATGAGAAACTGAAGATCATCCAGGGGCTGAACCATGTGACCGCTGCGACCCCTTTTCAGGAACTGGGATATATGCAGCTGACTACCATGGACAATAGAAACAACGATGTCCAGGTGCTTGGCACCGATCTCACCCTGCTTACGAAATACGATCACAAATTCAAACAGGGACGTCCCTCTGTTCAGCCTGGAACCGTGGTGTTTGATTACGGTTCGACGGTTGGCCTGATGGACGCTGAGACGCGGCAGAAGCTGTATGATCAGATGGGTTCTGATCCCTTTAATATGAAAGTACGAGAACAGTTCGAGACCTTAAACATGAAGCCGTCGGACATGATGCAGCAGCAGGTCGAGCTGGTGGCAATCGATTATTCATCTCCGACGCAGAACAAATTTACCAGTTCGCCGCTTAGAGTCGTCGGTGTGCTGGAGAACCCGCAGGGTTCCGATCCCATGCGATTAATGTATGAGAAGAAAATCTATGTTTCTCTAGAGACTGCCGAGCTGCTCAAGGAGGAACTGAATGTCATGGGTGGCTCTATCGCCGAAGCTGGGGTCTATAACTCCGCGATTGTGAAGGTAGACAGCAAGAAGAACATAGTCCAGGTGGAGCAAATGATCCAGAAGTTATCCTTGTCAACCCAAACCAACCTGTTTCAGGAGGTGGCGCTGAAGGATCAGCTGGATATGCTCAAGAAGGCAGCAATCGGGATCGGGATCTTCATTCTCGTGATTGCCTCGATTTCGATCATTGTAGCCATGACAATGTCCACGCATCAGCGTCGGCGCCAGATCGGCATTATGAAGGTGCTTGGCTCCAATATGGGCCAGGTCCGCAATATGTTTATTATGGAAGCTGCTCTGTTGGGCATGCTGGGTGGTCTGCTGGGGATCGGATTCTCTTATCTGATTACCATGGGTCTGACTCGGCTCATCGGTTCCAGCATGGGAATGGGCGAAGCGCTGGTGATTGAGGTTCCCTTAATGTCGCTTCCGGTTGGCATGGCTTTTGCCATTATGACCGGTGTTCTATCCGGTATTTATCCGGCGATCAGCGCCTCCAGAACCAATGCGCTCACCGCTATCAAACGTGATTAG
- a CDS encoding cation diffusion facilitator family transporter → MEQYNGLEVLFLENYNDIKRGEKGAWLSIAAYIVLSAVKLLIGTASGSQALLADGLNNTTDIIASIAVLTGLRISRRPPDSNHSYGHYRAETVAALIASFIMVGVGLQVLYQGVNKFVQPALETPDLLAAWTAGICALIMLGVYRYNSRLARSINSNAIRAVAQDNRSDAMVSMGALIGIVGSQFGIPWLDPLAATLVGLMICKTAWDIFRQASHDLTDGFDASELKLMRETVAEVEGVEVIKDIKARIHGNNVLVDTTVLVNSMLNVVQSHHITEEIEEQLKDRHQVATVLVHIEPL, encoded by the coding sequence ATGGAACAATACAATGGTTTGGAGGTCCTTTTTCTGGAAAATTATAATGACATCAAACGGGGAGAAAAAGGCGCATGGCTAAGCATTGCGGCTTATATTGTCCTGTCGGCGGTCAAGCTGCTGATTGGGACGGCATCCGGCTCCCAGGCACTGCTCGCAGACGGGTTGAACAACACTACGGACATTATTGCTTCTATTGCCGTATTAACGGGACTGCGAATTTCACGCCGGCCTCCCGATTCCAATCACAGCTACGGGCATTACCGTGCGGAAACCGTGGCTGCACTGATAGCATCCTTTATTATGGTAGGCGTTGGCCTGCAGGTTCTGTATCAAGGGGTGAACAAGTTCGTTCAGCCTGCACTGGAGACACCGGATCTGCTGGCAGCCTGGACGGCCGGGATCTGTGCACTGATTATGCTGGGGGTGTACAGATACAACTCGCGGCTGGCCCGCTCCATCAACAGCAATGCCATCCGCGCCGTAGCGCAGGATAACCGTTCGGATGCCATGGTGAGCATGGGCGCGCTGATCGGGATTGTCGGCTCCCAGTTCGGTATTCCCTGGCTGGACCCGCTGGCGGCAACCTTGGTTGGACTGATGATCTGCAAGACCGCGTGGGATATCTTCCGCCAGGCGTCGCATGATCTGACCGACGGCTTCGACGCCAGCGAGCTGAAGCTGATGAGAGAGACGGTTGCGGAGGTGGAAGGCGTGGAGGTTATCAAGGACATCAAAGCCCGTATCCATGGAAACAATGTGCTGGTCGACACAACCGTGCTGGTCAACTCCATGCTTAATGTGGTGCAGAGCCATCATATTACCGAAGAGATCGAAGAGCAGCTGAAGGACCGCCACCAGGTAGCTACTGTGCTGGTACATATAGAGCCGCTGTAA
- a CDS encoding SDR family oxidoreductase yields the protein MTLLITGAAGQLGSLIIQTLDGKVPAGQVIAGVRNLDQATLALDKGMQVRLTDYDRPDTLASAFEGVEQVLLISSSHTDDELRLQQHNRVIAAAKTAGVKHLLYTSFAFPPKGPIPTNHVHMLTEQAILASGLEYTMLRNALYIDFVGVLGMDEAIRSGELRTPPGAWRFNSVTRKDLAGGIAAVLSSAGHRNQIYELTAPAAWTFTDLATSLSELAGKPVVHREDPNIQHWIYPFMSKLDTSSTSDRLVQLLEGPVTGLTESIRPLLQGSEFL from the coding sequence ATGACCTTATTAATTACAGGCGCTGCTGGGCAATTGGGCAGCTTAATTATTCAGACACTGGATGGAAAAGTTCCGGCAGGACAAGTAATTGCAGGTGTCAGGAATCTCGATCAGGCAACCTTGGCGCTTGATAAAGGTATGCAAGTGCGGCTTACAGACTATGACCGCCCGGATACCTTGGCTTCAGCATTTGAAGGTGTTGAGCAGGTGCTGCTCATCTCAAGCTCGCACACAGATGACGAGTTGCGTCTCCAGCAGCATAACCGGGTGATTGCGGCAGCCAAGACAGCCGGAGTGAAGCATCTGCTCTATACCAGCTTCGCATTTCCGCCCAAAGGACCGATTCCCACGAATCACGTGCACATGCTGACGGAGCAGGCCATCCTGGCATCCGGCCTCGAATACACAATGCTGCGTAATGCTCTGTATATCGATTTCGTTGGAGTCCTGGGAATGGATGAAGCGATCCGCAGCGGTGAGCTGCGCACGCCTCCGGGAGCCTGGAGGTTCAATTCGGTTACGCGGAAGGATCTTGCCGGAGGCATCGCCGCTGTGCTGTCAAGCGCCGGACACCGGAATCAAATCTATGAGCTGACCGCCCCGGCGGCCTGGACCTTTACCGATCTGGCAACGTCGCTGTCGGAGCTGGCAGGCAAGCCGGTAGTGCACCGGGAAGATCCTAATATTCAGCATTGGATCTATCCTTTCATGTCCAAGCTGGACACCTCTTCGACCTCGGATCGGCTGGTACAGCTGCTGGAAGGTCCGGTAACCGGGCTTACTGAGAGTATCCGGCCTTTGCTGCAAGGGAGCGAATTCTTATAA
- a CDS encoding response regulator transcription factor → MLVSDDDRHIRTLLKHVLTRDGYLVTEAADGQEAKLRLKQHTVDLAVVDVMMPHVDGLELCQFIRENYDIPVILLTARQQLSDKEAGYLHGTDDYVTKPFEPEELLFRIKALFRRYSIASDDKIRLNSLVIDRRNYELQRGSEVLLLPVKEFELLAQLAQYPGRLFTRSELIELVWGADYEGDERTVDVHIKRLRQRFQDDTADFIIRTVRGIGYKLEVVQL, encoded by the coding sequence ATATTGGTAAGTGATGACGATCGCCATATCCGCACTCTCTTAAAACATGTATTGACCCGGGACGGCTATCTGGTAACCGAAGCGGCTGACGGACAGGAAGCCAAGCTCCGGCTGAAGCAGCATACCGTTGACCTGGCGGTTGTTGATGTGATGATGCCTCACGTGGACGGACTGGAGCTGTGCCAGTTTATCCGGGAGAACTATGATATTCCCGTTATTCTGCTGACGGCCAGACAGCAGCTGAGCGACAAGGAGGCGGGCTATTTGCACGGCACGGACGATTATGTAACCAAGCCGTTTGAGCCGGAAGAACTGCTGTTTCGGATCAAGGCGTTGTTCCGCCGTTATTCGATTGCCTCGGATGACAAGATCCGGCTGAATTCGCTGGTGATTGACCGCAGAAATTATGAGCTTCAGCGGGGCAGCGAGGTGCTGCTGCTGCCGGTCAAGGAATTTGAGCTATTAGCCCAGCTGGCTCAATATCCCGGAAGATTGTTCACGCGCAGTGAACTGATTGAGCTGGTATGGGGCGCGGATTATGAGGGAGATGAGCGGACAGTGGACGTTCATATCAAACGGCTGCGCCAGCGCTTCCAGGATGACACGGCTGATTTCATCATCCGCACGGTGCGGGGAATCGGCTATAAGCTGGAAGTGGTACAGCTATGA
- a CDS encoding NUDIX hydrolase: MPKSITDRQGLTEGQFLESYDPGSYERPSVTVDMLIFTVMNREQDNYRKLPDKSLQLLLIKRGEHPCLGQWALPGGFVSINESLEDAARRELFSETNIDNIYMEQLFTWGAVERDPRMRVISSSYMALVDRSSLRVQAGDDADDAAWFDVAYEVVEEKHIPLEQGYEAERLIRITLRHGEISLSGVVSLKETVQGPVRKLTREIIERGEIAFDHLIMIQYAIERLRGKVEYTDIIFNLMPSLFTLSELQRVYEIILGKELLAAAFRRKIADKVAETDESTRDAGHRPSKLYRYKLLPHQLHS, from the coding sequence ATGCCTAAATCCATTACCGACCGCCAGGGGCTGACGGAAGGGCAGTTTCTTGAGAGCTATGATCCAGGGAGCTATGAACGTCCATCGGTTACCGTTGATATGCTTATCTTCACTGTGATGAACCGCGAGCAGGACAATTACCGCAAGCTGCCGGACAAGTCGCTCCAGCTGCTGCTGATCAAGCGCGGGGAGCATCCTTGTCTCGGACAATGGGCGCTTCCCGGTGGATTCGTCTCAATTAATGAAAGCCTGGAGGATGCGGCCCGCCGCGAGCTGTTCAGTGAGACCAATATTGACAACATTTATATGGAGCAGCTGTTCACCTGGGGAGCCGTGGAGCGTGATCCGCGCATGCGTGTGATCAGCTCGTCGTATATGGCTCTGGTGGACCGGTCCAGTCTACGCGTTCAGGCAGGTGATGATGCCGACGATGCAGCCTGGTTTGATGTAGCCTATGAAGTAGTGGAGGAGAAGCATATACCGCTGGAGCAGGGGTATGAAGCCGAGCGCCTGATAAGAATCACGCTTCGACACGGGGAGATTAGCCTGTCCGGCGTTGTTTCGCTCAAGGAAACGGTGCAAGGTCCTGTGCGGAAGCTGACCAGAGAGATTATTGAGCGCGGAGAGATTGCTTTTGACCATCTGATTATGATTCAATATGCCATTGAGCGCCTGCGGGGCAAGGTCGAATACACCGATATTATCTTTAACCTGATGCCGTCGCTGTTTACACTCTCGGAGCTTCAGCGCGTCTATGAGATTATTCTGGGCAAGGAGCTGCTGGCAGCGGCCTTCCGGCGCAAGATTGCGGACAAGGTAGCTGAGACGGATGAATCTACCCGGGATGCAGGACATCGCCCCTCCAAGCTGTACCGCTACAAGCTGCTGCCTCACCAACTACATAGTTAA
- a CDS encoding MarR family winged helix-turn-helix transcriptional regulator has translation MEDLEQYVREQPLPTEVFFALVEATVELIAVSDKYWHSQGLSGARIRILVEIVKEGGTILPSELARRIGVTKSNISLLLAPLEKSGYILRGSDQKDGRKSVISIADQGRSLLGKYLPGNRQAIEAGMKPLETAEMQQLMLLLRKLQGSGNRE, from the coding sequence ATGGAGGATTTAGAGCAATATGTACGGGAACAGCCGCTGCCCACCGAGGTTTTCTTCGCACTGGTGGAGGCCACTGTGGAACTGATCGCAGTTTCGGATAAATATTGGCACTCCCAGGGGTTAAGCGGTGCGAGAATCAGAATTCTGGTGGAGATTGTTAAGGAAGGGGGGACGATCCTCCCTTCCGAGCTGGCCCGCCGGATCGGCGTAACCAAGTCCAATATCAGCCTGCTGCTGGCTCCGCTGGAGAAGTCCGGGTATATCCTCCGTGGAAGTGATCAGAAGGATGGCCGAAAAAGCGTGATTTCAATAGCAGATCAAGGACGAAGCCTGCTGGGCAAGTATCTTCCAGGGAACCGTCAAGCCATCGAAGCTGGAATGAAGCCGCTGGAGACAGCCGAAATGCAGCAGCTGATGTTGCTCTTGCGGAAGCTGCAGGGAAGCGGGAATAGAGAATAG
- a CDS encoding ABC transporter ATP-binding protein, with protein sequence MLRVEKISHSFKNGNEVTPVLNDINFSVKKGEMVALLGSSGSGKSTLLNLMAGLMKPSDGHIYIADQDIVKLSENKLSVFRRKHIGFIFQAYELITSLTVRENVELPLVFQSLSPRIRKQKALALLESVGIPDKAELFPSQLSGGQQQRVSIARSLITEPSVIFADEPTGNLDSKTENEIISILLQLNKTMNTTFIVVTHDAEVAQQMQRIFTLHDGSLVTEQQIAATAEPQGGEML encoded by the coding sequence ATGCTGCGAGTTGAGAAGATCAGCCATTCCTTCAAGAATGGCAATGAAGTCACACCGGTTCTGAATGATATTAATTTCTCTGTCAAAAAAGGCGAGATGGTGGCCCTGCTCGGCAGCTCCGGCTCCGGCAAGTCCACCCTGCTCAACCTGATGGCAGGATTGATGAAGCCCAGCGATGGGCATATCTACATAGCGGATCAGGACATCGTCAAGCTAAGTGAGAACAAGTTGTCCGTCTTCCGCCGCAAGCACATCGGTTTTATTTTTCAAGCGTATGAGCTGATTACCAGCCTCACAGTGAGAGAGAATGTGGAGCTGCCGCTGGTGTTCCAGTCCTTGTCTCCCAGAATCCGCAAGCAGAAGGCGCTGGCCCTGCTGGAAAGTGTAGGGATACCCGACAAAGCAGAGCTATTCCCCTCCCAGCTATCCGGTGGACAGCAGCAGCGGGTGAGTATTGCCCGCTCGCTGATTACCGAGCCGTCGGTGATTTTTGCGGACGAGCCTACCGGCAACCTGGACTCGAAGACAGAGAATGAAATTATCAGCATTCTGCTCCAGCTGAACAAGACGATGAATACCACCTTCATTGTCGTAACCCATGATGCAGAGGTGGCGCAGCAGATGCAGCGGATCTTCACGCTGCACGACGGTTCGCTGGTGACAGAGCAGCAGATTGCTGCCACTGCTGAGCCTCAAGGAGGCGAAATGCTGTGA
- the nagZ gene encoding beta-N-acetylhexosaminidase — MKRTPYVILKTHHTRPYAAAAAILCTLLVAGCGSGGNAQSASPAPPAASTAPSASAPAQQQDSTPLPSASPAAAATAEADPLALKVSAMSLPDKIGQMLLVGIDGTTLDDTAKRMIAEDKVGGIILYKDNINNLKGLVSLVNDLRSSNAGSPAPLFLSVDQEGGKVSRMPSEFAALPSNRTVGAANDTAAAETMGQLLAKQVRAAGLNMDFAPVLDINSNPDNPVIGDRSFGSTAELVTRLGLAELKGFEDAGVIPVVKHFPGHGDTSVDSHLELPVVDKTQAQLAKLEWLPFQAAVDQQADVVMVAHILYPKLDPDRPASLSSAVIGGLLREDMGFRGVVITDDLTMGAITKNYKLGPAAVDTVNAGSDILLIAHGYDNERTVRNALLQGVENGTISIERIDQSVHRILALKQKYQLSDQPIEVPDLAALNKEIAAWRDKLKR, encoded by the coding sequence ATGAAACGAACTCCATATGTAATTTTAAAAACTCATCATACGCGCCCCTATGCCGCTGCAGCCGCTATATTGTGCACGTTGCTTGTTGCCGGCTGCGGCAGCGGGGGCAATGCGCAATCGGCCAGTCCGGCGCCGCCTGCGGCTTCCACTGCACCGTCAGCCTCTGCACCTGCGCAGCAGCAGGACTCTACACCGCTGCCCTCCGCATCACCCGCTGCCGCTGCCACGGCTGAAGCCGATCCGCTAGCGCTGAAGGTATCAGCCATGTCGCTGCCGGATAAGATCGGCCAGATGCTGCTGGTCGGAATCGACGGGACAACGCTGGATGACACAGCAAAAAGGATGATCGCCGAAGATAAGGTCGGCGGAATCATCCTGTACAAAGATAATATCAACAATCTGAAGGGGCTGGTGAGCCTGGTGAATGACCTTCGCTCCAGCAATGCCGGCAGTCCCGCCCCGCTGTTCCTGAGTGTCGATCAGGAGGGCGGCAAGGTCAGCCGGATGCCATCCGAGTTCGCTGCCCTCCCTTCCAATCGCACGGTAGGAGCAGCGAATGATACAGCAGCCGCAGAAACGATGGGGCAGCTGCTTGCCAAGCAGGTACGGGCAGCCGGACTGAACATGGATTTCGCTCCGGTGCTGGACATCAACAGCAATCCGGATAATCCGGTGATCGGCGACCGTTCATTTGGCAGCACCGCCGAGCTTGTCACAAGGCTCGGACTCGCAGAGCTGAAGGGCTTCGAAGACGCCGGAGTCATTCCGGTGGTGAAGCATTTCCCCGGACACGGCGACACGTCCGTTGACTCCCATCTGGAGCTGCCCGTGGTGGATAAGACGCAGGCACAGCTTGCCAAGCTGGAATGGCTGCCCTTTCAGGCAGCTGTCGATCAACAGGCAGATGTTGTTATGGTAGCGCATATTCTCTACCCCAAGCTGGACCCTGATCGGCCGGCTTCCCTCTCCAGTGCAGTGATTGGCGGTCTGCTGCGCGAGGATATGGGCTTCCGGGGCGTAGTCATCACAGACGACCTGACGATGGGGGCCATCACAAAGAATTACAAGCTGGGTCCCGCAGCCGTCGATACCGTTAATGCAGGCAGTGACATTCTGCTCATTGCACACGGCTACGATAATGAACGGACCGTCCGTAATGCGCTGCTGCAAGGTGTGGAGAACGGAACCATCAGCATCGAGCGGATTGACCAAAGTGTGCACCGGATTCTTGCGCTGAAGCAGAAATACCAGCTATCTGACCAGCCGATTGAAGTTCCCGACCTGGCAGCGCTCAACAAGGAAATCGCTGCCTGGCGGGACAAGCTTAAGCGCTAG